The following DNA comes from Ignavibacteria bacterium.
TTTGAAGGGGTGAGAGTATAGCATATTCAGCTGCTTTTATATGATGATCTTATTTCATAGCTCAATGTTCTGTTAAAAATTATCGTCTAGATCCTTCGCTGCGCTCAGGATGACAATACTTTTTATTAGTCTTGTCATTCTGAACGAGCGAAGCGAGTGAAGTCACGGAGTGCTCTTCTATATCTAGAGGACGATATTTAAGCTTGGTGAATCATCACATTAGCAAAGCTGCGATCAAGCTTTATTATAATACGCTCAACTCCCTGGATCCTTCGCTGCGCTCAGGATAACAATACTTTTTATCAGTCTTGTCATTCTGAACGAGCGAAGCGAGTGAAGTCACGAAGTGCTCTTCTATATCCAGACGACGATATTTAAGCTTGGTGAATCATCACATTAGTTAAAGCTGTGATCAAGCTTTGCATAATACGATCTTCGCTCAGGCTGACAAGGATTTACGTAAATATTAACAATGGTTCAATGACCCCGTAGGGGTCGCACATATTCCCCTCTATAGAGGGGTGGCACCGCCGCAGGCGGTGACTGCTTGTCCCGCCATAGCGGGAGGGTGTGTGGCAATAATTTTACAAAGATTATTTTATTCCACACATAAAACGCTCTCTAAAAAATTATTGTCAGGCTGAAAATCAGGAGACGTCCCACCGGGACGTCTCTACACTAAAGCCATTTCAATCACACATTGCACCCCTTTCCTCTTAGGATAGGGGTGAGGTCATAATGAATACAGCAAAAAATACAGGTAAAATAAGTTCATCATTCTTTATCCCCAGAGATGCCTCGCGTTCTGCGCATCTTTTTAAAAGGATAAGGATGATGCCGCTGTATTCCTTCCCCCACCACAAAGATCTTGGCAACACCACAGGCGCAAACCGCAACAAATATTTCATACATCTTGATCTTGACGCGTTTTACGCGCAGGTAGAGCAGCGCGATAATCCAAAGCTGCGCGGCAGGCCTGTCTCAGTAGGCGGCGGCGAAGGCAACAAGGGTATCGTGATGACAGCAAGCTATGAAGCCCGGCGTTACGGCGTTGATATAGGCATGTCTGTAGTTGACGCGAAGCGGCTCTGCCCTGAGCTGATCTCCCTGCCCTGCTACGGCACAAAATACGAAGCCGTCCTGCAGAGCATTCTGTATGAAATATCAAAGCTGCTGCCTGAAGACTGCATTGAGCAGTACAGCGTTGATGAATGCTTCCTTGATATTACGCCCGTGGCCCCTGATTATTTTAAGGCGGCAAAGCTTGCATGGCAGATAAAAAAGCTTATCCGCGATAAAGAAGATCTAACGGCATCTATCGGGCTCTCGTTCAATAAATCCTACGCCAAAATGGCCACAAAGTTCAACAAGCCTGACGGGCTTACAATTGTGCGCGAAGAGAACCGTGATATGATATACCGCCTGCCTGTAAAAAAGATGTGGGGCATAGGCCACCGTATGGAAATACGCATGCACTCCCTCGGCATACGAACAATTGGCGAGCTGGCGGAATCCAATTTCCATGCCATACATAAGGAGTTCGGTATCAACGGCGTTATACTGCGCAAAATTGCGCGCGGCGAAGATACAAGCGGCATCGCCTCGGGCGATACCCCGCGCGTTGAAAAATCATTCACCCACAACCACACGCTTTCAACCGCAATATATGAAAGCGACAAGGCTGAGATGGAGATCAAACGGATGACAGAATATGTATGCCGCAGAATGCGCGCGAAGGATCTGATTGCCGATCATGTGGGACTCTCGCTCCGTTACGAAGACCTTGGCTACCAGGGCGATAAGGTAAGGCTTTGCCATGCAACCAACAGCGAAAAGGAGCTTTTCCATAATGCTATGGAAATTTACCGCAGGCTCCCCCAGCCGGGTCCGTTATACAAGATAAGAACATTCGGCATCTTTGTTTACGACCTCTTCAAGGTCACAGCTTACAATCTCGACCTTTTCAACCGCGATCATCTGATACCCTATAAGCAAATTGACCTGCTGAAGGATAAGTACGGTGAAAATATAATCCGTATGGGTTTGGGCAATAGCTGAGCACACTGATTTTTGCGAACTTATATAAAATTGTGTACTTGAAAGCCTTTTACGCCGTCGTTGGTGTTTTCACCAACGACAAAATCCATAAAGGTCATACAGCAATAATTAAACTTGTAACCCACATTATAGGAAAAACCCGTTCATTGATAGTTTTGCTGAATATTGATAATTTTGCATTAATTATTAAACTAATCATTCAAATCCCGTTAAAAACTATGCAAAAACTGAAGATCCTGTTATTTATCTTAATTCCCGCCCTGCTGTTAACAGCATGTTCAAAGGAATCAGAAGATTCAATTCTGCTTGCAGCTAAAACAAAGCTTGAAGAAGCAAAAAAGCTTGATACGGAAAATAAACCGGAAGATGCCAAAAAAGCATACGGTGAAGCTATTGAGCTGTATAAAAAGTTTTTGAAAGAATACCCGGCATCGCAGAAAGCTCCTGAAGTTTACAGCAGCATTGCAAAAATTTACGTGGATAATTTAAAAGACTATCCCAATGCGATAAAGCATTACGAAGAGCTGATACAGAAACATCCCGGAACAAAAGAATCAAAATACGGCATGTTCATGGTAGCTTTTATTTATGATGAAATGCTGAAGGATAAGGAAAAAGCAAAAGCCAATTACCAGAAATTCCTTGATAAATACCCGAAGGATGAAGACCCGAACGAAAAAATGAGCGAATCAGCAAGAATGATGCTGCAAATGCTTGATGAGAACAGGTCAATTGAGGATATTATCAAAAATACACAGAAGGATACTGTAAAGACAAATACGCCTAAGGAAGAACCGAAGAAAGATGATGTTAAGAAAGAAGATGTAAAAAAGGATGAAACGAAGAAAGAAGCACCAAAAGATAATCCTGATTCAAAACCAACAGATTCAGACACAAAAAAATAAGTTCTTTAATTAAGAAACAAATTAATAAAAAACGGAGTTATATTAAAACAAATAATATAACTCCGTAATTATTTTGCAGACCGACTATAAAAAATTCCTTCAGCCCCGAGTAATATCAAAGCTGGCAAACATAGAGCTGAAAGCTAAATTTGTTGTGGAAGGTTTTATTGCCGGTTTACATAAATCTCCCTACCACGGCTTCAGCGTGGAATTTGCAGAACACCGCCAGTATATGCCGGGTGATGACCTAAAATATCTTGACTGGAAAGTCCTTGGCAGAACCGACCGCTACTATATCAAACAATTCGAAGAAGAAACAAATCTAAAATCATACATAATAGTAGATTCAAGCCGCTCTATGCAGTTCCGCTCATCTGATAGCGGACTTGGCACCTCTTCCCCGTTTGGCAAGTTTTTCAGAAAAAAAGAACAGGTAAAAGCAGAGACAAAAAGCAGTATTTCAAAGCTTGAATACTCTACTTACATAGCTGCATCACTGGCAGTGCTTATGAATTTTCAGAAGGACGCGGCGGGACTAGTGGTTTACGATGAAGCCGTTAAAACATTCATACCGCCAAAGGCTACCAGCCAGAACCTTAAGCTGATTTTAAATCAGCTTGCATCAATTCAGCCTTCAGGAAAAACCAATACGGCTTCTGCATTGAATCTTGTTGCGGAGCGTATTAAGCGGCGCGGACTGGTAATTATCTTCAGCGATCTCTTCGATGACCAAACTGCGGTAATAAACGCGCTAAAACATTTCCGCTACAAACGGAATGAGGTTATAATGTTCCAGGTTTTAGACCCGGCTGAAATGAATTTCGCGATCGACTCACCCACTATATTTAAAGATATGGAAACCAGCAAGGAAATGCTTTCGCAGCCCATCTCAGTTATGAATTCATACAAAGACGCTGTAAAGGAATTCATCGATAACTACAGAACAGCCTGTCTCTCGAATAATATTGATTATGTGCTGCTTTCAACTGATACACCCTTTGACCAGGCATTACTTGGATACCTGAATAAACGTAAAAGATTACTTTAACAATCGTTTTAAGCATATTCATTAGTAGACTTACCGGAAATAATCTCAATTTATCCCAAAATTTTAAGTATATTTGATTAAACTTTTCAGGATTTTTAATGTCTAATTTATAGAAAAGTAGAAAAAATCACAAATTTATGCAATATGCATTTAATAATACTGTTTATTTCAGCAAAATAACTTTGTTTATTGCTGTTTTTCTAATTTCCCGGTTAACATTCTCCCAGAACCAGGATAGTTTACTCGAAAAAATTAGGAACATCGATGTATCCCTGAATGAAGCCCCTGACAGCGAGGAAAATCTGTACATGAATACTGTTTCATTCCAGTCTTTTTATGATGTGCTCTCACCAATGGGCGAGTGGATTCAGATAACGAAGGAAGACATAGATGAAGACCTGAGCGATGGCGAAGGTGAAGGCAGGTATTCTGCTTATTATTACGATGAAGATGACTTCCTTTATATCTGGAAACCGCAGGTTACCGGTGACTGGAAACCATACTCAAACGGGAAATGGGAATATACAGATCATGGCTGGTTGTGGGTATCAAATGATAAATGGGGTAACACAACATACAATTACGGCAGGTGGTGGAACTCACCCAAATACGGATGGGTTTGGCTGCCGGGATACACCTGGGCTCCCGCCTGGGTAAGATGGAAAGTATCCGGCGATGATAAATATATCGGCTGGGTGCCGCTTACGCCAAAAGCAAAATGGAAAAGCGAATCAGGCATTACTGAAAAGAATTACAACTACACCAATAAAGATGCTGACTGGGTTTTTGTAGAAACAGGTAACTTTGCAGGAGAGATAAACTCAGCTTCAATTAAAACTGTGAACGAAAATTCAGCACTGGTAAAAAATTCAGTAAATATAACAGATATCAAAACCGAGGATGATAAGATTATCACTAACGGACCGGATGTAAACCGCGTAGAAGAAAAGAGCGGCAAAAAATTCGGCAGGAAAAAACTCAGGTTCTCTAAAGAAAATAAATCAGCATTGATAGGCGATAATGATATCACTGTTCCAAAAGAAACTTTTGACCGCTCAAACGGACATAAATTTCAGAAAGGAAAGCCCGGTAAATTTACAAAAAGCGAAAGAGTTAAAAAAATCATTCGCAAGAAAAAGCCGAGGAACTCTCCCCCTCCAAACAGAAATAAATAAGTATAACAGATCCCGTTCTTAAACGGGATTTTTTATTTCTTCACCTTTGTTAAACATTGAAATACCATCATTTTAAAACTATATGCTATTAAACATTATAGTATAAATATATATAGATTGTTACAATCTCATTTTTGCCATAATTTCGCGTAATATGAAAAGAATACTTCTGATTTTAATTTTAACATGCACATCTGTATTTGCACAAAACCTGCACCAGCGTTTTGACGGGATGGATTTTATCATCAACGGGAATAATTCTCTAAACCCGTTTAACGGGGGTATCGAGATACCCAGATACCAGTTCATAGATATTGATGGAGATAATGATCTTGACCTCTTTATTTATGACAGGGATACCACATTAAATTTCTACAGAAATGAAGGTAATGCAGGTGTACCTGTATTCAGGCTAAACACAACCCGCTATCAAAACCTGAACATACGCAACTGGTTCAAATTTGCAGATCTTGACGGCGATAACGATATCGATCTCTTCTGCGGCGGTGATTCACAGCGAGTACGCTACTACAGGAACATAGGCACAATATCAAATCCAAACTTCACTCTGCAGCTTTACGGGGTAAAGACTGATCTAAATGATTACATGGGAAGTGAATCAGCAAGTGTGCCAACAATTGTGGATATTGACGCAGATGGTGACCTTGATTTTTTAACGGGAAGCTCAACAGGAGAAATTACATATTACCAGAACATAGGAAATGCGCAGAACTTTAACTTTAAATTTATAACATCGCGGTTTGCGAATATTTTAATTGTCGGCGGAGCCGACGATCCGAGGCATGGGGCAAGCTCAATAACTTTTGCGGATATTGACGGTGATAATGACAGGGATCTTTTCTGGGGAGATCTTTTCGGGTTAAGCATTTATTTCATCCGCAATACAGGCTCAGCATCAAGCTTTAACTGGAATGTAATTGATACAAACTCTCCCCCGCCGAATTACTATTTCAGCGGCGGTTTTAATATGCCAGGGATCCACGATCTTGATAATGACGGGAAGAATGATTTTTTTGTTGGCGTACTGGTAGGTTCAAAATCAGTTGATAATTTTGTTCATTTCAGGAATATGGGTCCATTAAATAATCCCGTTTTCACAAAGGTCACAGATAATCTTATCTTATCTGCAGATATTGGTGCTTACAGTTACCCCGCATTCGGTGATATTGATAATGACGGCGATAAGGATCTCTTCATGGGCTGCGGCAATTCAATTGGATTTTACAGAAATACCGGGACTGCTTCAATACCCGCATTTAATCTGGTAACTGATAGCTTACCGCTTAATGTAAATAATTTCAATTATTCCGTTTCAATCGGAGATCTTGACGGCGACGGGAAGAAAGATTTGGTTGCAGGATTTTATTCACTGGCAAGGCTTCGTTATTTCAGGAATACAGGCACACTGGCAAACCCGGTCTTTACATATACTGCCTCACAGCTTGATACAATGAACCTTTCACAGGCTAGCGCACCCTGCCTTACTGATCTTGATAACGACGGCGATCTTGATATCCTTGCTGGCAATTCAAGCGGCAGGCTTACTTATTACAGGAATAACGGTTCAGCAAGCAGCTTCAATTACCAGTTTGTTTCAGGTAACTATGCAAATGTTAACGTAACCAATGATGCAGCGCCTTCACTGGGCGATCTTGACAGCGATGGTGATCTTGACCTGCTGGTTGGCAATCGCCTCGGTCAACTTGCTTTTTACCGCAATACGGGGAGCGTTTCATCACCTGCATTCACATTTGTTACATCCAATTATTCGGGTATAAATGCTTTTCAGAACTCAGTCCCCGCTATTGTTGATATAAACGGCGATACAGACCCCGACCTTTTTGTTGGAAACATCAAAGGCGGCTTGTACTATTATGAGAACTGGGATGTTTTCGGTATTCAACAGATCGGCTCTGAAATTCCAGGTTCCTTTTCATTGAGTCAAAACTATCCAAATCCGTTCAACCCGATGACAAAAATCATATTCAATATTCCCCAATACAAAGGAGTATCCGGCTCAGCCGGTGAGGTATCATTAATTATTTATGATATAACAGGTAAAGTAATTTCAACTCCGGTTAACCAGCCATTAAATGCCGGGACTTACGAAGTTGATTTTGATGCAGCAGATCTGCCAAGCGGAATATATTTTTACAAGCTTGTAAGCGGTGGATTTAGTGATTCAAAGAAAATGGTGCTGGTGAAGTAAAAAAAGCTGCCAAAAGTAAAAAATCAAAAGGCAAAAAATTTTACAAATAATTCCCAAACATGTCCTTCGGGGCGGATTGTGAATTAGAATATATAAACAGAACAAGGGGTTGCAACCCCTTGTTCTTGTAAATAGATGAAGTAAATCCAGGATTATATCAGCTTCAGATCCTGCAATACACTCTTCAGCTTTTCGCGGTTAGGCTTAGACATTTTGGTAAGCGGCAAGCGAAGGCTTTCTTCTATTTTACCCATCATATGCAAAGCAGTCTTAACAGGTATAGGATTAGACTCATAAAAATTAGCTTTCATCAGCTCAAACAATTTATAATGAAGCTCCTGCGCCTTCTTAAGATCACCTTTTAACGCTGCTCTTGTCAGGTCACTGTACTCTTTAGGCACTTCATTTGAAATAACGCTGATCACACCATCACCGCCTGCTGTAATAATGGGAAGCGTAAGTGAATCCTCGCCAGAGAGCACTGAAAAATCCTTTGGCCTGTATTTAATTATCTCCATTATCTGCTCGAGATTGTTTGAAGCTTCTTTGATCGCGATAACATTTTCAACTTCTTCGGCAAGCCGGAGTGTAGTTTCAGGCAGCATGTTTGATGCAGTCCGCCCCGGTACATTATATAACACTGCTTTTACGTCACACTCTTCAACAATTCGCTTAAAATGCTGGTAGAAACCTTCCTGTGTAGGCTTATTGTAATATGGACCTACAAGCAGAACAGCATCAGCCCCTACTTCTTTGGCATCGTGTGTGAGGTCGAGTGAATCAAGCGTTGAATTCGTGCCGGTTCCTGCAATCACCGGAACTCTTCCTTTATTCTCGTCAACAACAATTTCAATTACGCGGCGACGTTCATCACGGGTCATAGTGGCTGATTCACCAGTTGAGCCGCACGGCACAAGGAATTCAACCTTATTTTTAATTTGCCATTCTACAAGTCCCCTGAGTGATTTTTCATCAATTGTTCCGTTTGCCTTAAAAGGTGTTACTAAAGCTGTTCCTGTACCTGTTAATCTGGCCATATAAATAGAAAGAATTATTTTTATAAATTATACAAATTTAGTTTTAAAATAGAACTTAAACAATTTATAAAGGGATGTATGCTGGGTTTATCTTTCGTGCCACGAATACAGGTTTCATTAAACTGAATTAAATGATATAATTTTTAAAAACGATAGGTTTGCAGGATAACGATTTCGTGGCACGAATATCTTTTAGCTTTTTTTACTCGTTCCACGAAATTAGTATCTATAATACTTACATGTATTTGAAAATAATCTGTATACCCATGTTGGATGAACATTCTATTCTTGGCACGAGAGAATTGATTTATCTATATTACATTTAAATGATTTAAACGCATGTTTCAATGGAATTTTGAGAAAGAATTATTCATATTAAGAGTTGTAAATTTTGATTATTTTTGTAGATAATTTTAATAAAGTTGACCCTTCGACTCCGCTCAGGGTGACTATAATATGAGGATAACTACATGGCAGAAAAATATTTAAACTTAATAAACGGTGAATGGGTAGCACCTTCAACAGGCAAATATATAGAAAACCGCAATCCCGCTGATAAAGATGACCTTATCGGCTTATTCCCCGCTTCATCTGAAGAAGATGTAAACAAAGCGGTAGCAGCAGCTAAAGCTGCGTTTGATAAATGGCGTCTTGTGCCTGCGCCAAAGCGCGGCGATGTGCTGAAAGTTGTTGGCGATATGATGCTCGCTAAAAAAGATGAAATATCATTTGAAATGACACGTGAAATGGGTAAAGTTTTTGCTGAAACCAAAGGCGATACCCAGGAAGGAATCGATACAGCATATTATGCAGCTTCAGAAGGCAGAAGGCTTTTTGGTTTGAATGCTCCAAGCGAGCTGCCCAATAAAATGAACTTAAGCTTCCGTGTGCCTATTGGCGTTGGCGGATTTATCTGCCCGTGGAACTTCCCTATGGCTATTCCAACCTGGAAGCTCTTCCCTGCTCTTGTATGCGGAAATACAGCAGTGTTCAAACCTGCAGAGCTTACACCTAAAACAGCGCATACATTAGTAGAAATTATCGATGCGGCAATGCGCGAAGTACTGGGTAAAGATTATATCCCCGGTGTGATAAATCTGGTTCACGGCAAAGGCAGTGTTGTTGGCGAAGCCATCACTAACCATGAAGATATTGACTTGATCTCATTTACCGGCTCCACAGATGTTGGCAAACGTATTAATGCAGTTGCCGGCGCTTCGCTGAAAAGAGTATCACTTGAGCTTGGCGGCAAGAACGCGCAGATTGTAATGGATGACGCAAACCAGGAGCTTGCGCTTGAAGCGGTATTATGGGGCGCATTCGGAACCACCGGTCAGCGCTGCACAGCTACATCAAGGTTAATTCTGCATGAAAAAATTTATGATGAATTCATAAAAAAGCTTGTGGACCGTGCTTCAAAATTAAAGCTTGGTTACGGCAATGATAAAGGCATAGATGTGGGTCCATGCGTAAGCGAAAGCCAGCGCAACAGTGTTAATGAATATGTTCAGATCGGGCTGAATGAAGATAAAGCAAAGCTTGTATTGGGCGGTGAGTTTGCAGCAGAGGATTCACTGGTTAAAGGCTGGTTCTACAAACCGACAATTTTTGTTGATGTAACTCCTGAAATGAGAATTGCAAAAGAAGAAATTTTCGGTCCGGTACTTGCTGTAATTAAAACCACCGGCCTCGAAGATGCCATAAGGATACTTAACAATACAAAATACGGTTTATCATCATCAATATTTACAAACAATGTAAATGACGCGTTCACAGCTGTACGCGATATTAAAGCAGGCATTACCTATGTAAACGGCGCAACAATAGGCGCTGAAGCGCATATGCCCTTCGGCGGCGTTAAGCAGACCGGAAACGGCCACCGTGAAGGCGGCTGGACAGTGTATGATTTCTACACCGAATGGAAGGCTGTTTATATCGATTACTCAGGCAAGCTGCAAAGAGCGCAGATCGATAATTATTAAAACAATTATCAAACTACAATTAGCAATTAACAATTAGCCGGTTCAAACCGGCTTTTTTATAATACAATTAGAAATTCCCCTCTTGAAGGGGGCGGCTCGCCACAGTCGAGACGGGGTGTGTTATTAATTTACTTAATTCGATAAGTATGATCAACCTGAAACTATAATATATAATGTTGAGTATATAATATAAACACTACTAAAGTCCAACAATTATTAAATTTAACTTTAATTAAATTTAACTTATCATTGTAAATTCTAATAAAAATTATGCAAAATCCGCAAAAATACAAAAAAGGGGCATTTTTATTCAGTGCCGGAGTGATTTTCAATTTATTCATATCAGCGCTGCTGTTTCTGGGCGCTTCAGTTCTAACTGAGCGCGGCACATCCAACGGTAAGGTGCTGGTAGAGCTTTCAAAGGAAAAAGGTATCCAGGTAGTAGAAAAGCTCTGGGGTTTATATAAAGGCTCCGCAGGTGATGTAAGAGAGGATACTGAAACAGAGCTGAAAATGCTTGCTTTGTATGATGCCGTGGATTATGATCTTAATTTATCTTTTGATATCCCTGGCAGATCGATAAACGGAATTAACTACATGCGCATCCGCGCTGAAACTGATACCCTCCGGACAATATATGTAAACATTTATGATAACCTGAAAGTGGATAAAGTAAGCTTTCAGAATATGATGCGCACCGGAATTAATTACAGGAATGCAAGGGATATTCCTGAATGGTATGATGTATCTTATACACAAACGAAGAACTACCTTATTATTACAATGAAGGACAGCGATGTGCCTATGAAGGGTGATAACCTTGCCCTTAAAATTGAATATTCAGGCAAACCTGTTAAAAAAGGATTTGATTCATTTTCATTTAAAGAGCTTTACGGCAATATGTATATATATACATTAAGTGAGCCTAACTGGGGACCCGTTTGGTGGCCTTCAAAAGATTTTCCGGATGATAAAGCTACAATGAGCATGCATCTTAAAGTGCCAACAGGCATGAAGGGTGTATCCAACGGGCTGCTTAAAGATACAGTGCAGAATTCAGACGGCACAACAACATTCAACTGGGAAAGCCAATACCCTATCGCAACATATCTTGTAAGTATTGTAGTAGGAAATTTTGTTTATTGGGAAGATACCTACACTTCTCTTGACGGCAATAAACAAATGCCGGTAGTATATTACGCTTTTCCTCGTGATTCAGCCAAAGCACGTATTGACTGGAAGCCGACACCTGAAATGATTAAGGTGTTTGCTGAAAAATTCGGTGAGTACCCGTTCATAAATGAAAAATACGGTAACTGCCAGTTCGGCTGGACATCAGGAGCTATGGAGCATCAAACAATTACATCATACGGTTACCTGCTTATAACCGGAGATAACAGGTATGATTTTGTAAACGCGCATGAGCTTGCGCATCACTGGTTTGGCGATGCAGTAACATTAAAGGACTGGAAGAATATCTGGCTTAACGAAGGTTTCGCTTCCTACTGCGAAGCTTTATGGATGGAATACACAGGCGGCAAGACGGCATATATTTCTCACATGAAAGGTTTTGATTACGGTTATTTCAGCGGGACAGTTTACGCGCCTAAAGGCTTCATTGATAATCCCGCAATATACGCTACCATATACCAGAAAGGCGCATGGGTACTGCACATGCTGCGCGGAGTAATGGGTGATGAAAAATTCTTTGCTGCAGTAAGAGCGTATTACGATAAGTTCAAATATACAAATGCTGAAACATCAGACCTGGTAAGCGTATTTGAAGAATATCACGGCTCAAGCCTGGGTTACTTTTTTGACCAGTGGGTTTACAAAGGTACAGGCAGGCCTAAATATGAATACTCATGGAAATTCGAAGACTTCCAGGGACAAAAAGGCTCAGGCGCTTATACGGTCAGATTGAACCTGAAGCAGGTTCAGAAAGAAGAAGAGATAGATGTTTACAGGATGCCGGTCAAGATAACAGTTGTTACTGAAGCCGGTGATAAGGAATTTACAGTATTCAATGACCAGAAAGAACAATCAATACTGCTTACGGTTGATTCAACACCGAAGGAAGTATTGATAGATAAAGACAGCTGGATACTGAAAAAAGTAGCAAAGGGAACATACAAAAAATAATGGAGA
Coding sequences within:
- a CDS encoding M1 family metallopeptidase, giving the protein MQNPQKYKKGAFLFSAGVIFNLFISALLFLGASVLTERGTSNGKVLVELSKEKGIQVVEKLWGLYKGSAGDVREDTETELKMLALYDAVDYDLNLSFDIPGRSINGINYMRIRAETDTLRTIYVNIYDNLKVDKVSFQNMMRTGINYRNARDIPEWYDVSYTQTKNYLIITMKDSDVPMKGDNLALKIEYSGKPVKKGFDSFSFKELYGNMYIYTLSEPNWGPVWWPSKDFPDDKATMSMHLKVPTGMKGVSNGLLKDTVQNSDGTTTFNWESQYPIATYLVSIVVGNFVYWEDTYTSLDGNKQMPVVYYAFPRDSAKARIDWKPTPEMIKVFAEKFGEYPFINEKYGNCQFGWTSGAMEHQTITSYGYLLITGDNRYDFVNAHELAHHWFGDAVTLKDWKNIWLNEGFASYCEALWMEYTGGKTAYISHMKGFDYGYFSGTVYAPKGFIDNPAIYATIYQKGAWVLHMLRGVMGDEKFFAAVRAYYDKFKYTNAETSDLVSVFEEYHGSSLGYFFDQWVYKGTGRPKYEYSWKFEDFQGQKGSGAYTVRLNLKQVQKEEEIDVYRMPVKITVVTEAGDKEFTVFNDQKEQSILLTVDSTPKEVLIDKDSWILKKVAKGTYKK